In Megalobrama amblycephala isolate DHTTF-2021 linkage group LG10, ASM1881202v1, whole genome shotgun sequence, one DNA window encodes the following:
- the si:dkey-157l19.2 gene encoding uncharacterized protein KIAA1522 produces MSSGRESVGDLIPPDMLQVFTEDGQGGRGKRGKRRAASFSRAFKWLKRQRRKNRRRATEMRGDLLATGSPVELPQSTLNTGPKEDAVVAVSLQKFQENVFVEVDRPKYVLDLHTEAQQGLKLQQQEDDRNGIDYPDDQSMISTVTAQTEDSMAFSELRGFESESTAADSVSMRSSISSRSTRSGLKRQASTFRPLKPDKSAEKTKTRRKHMRTVVGIPRHIQRELGLDRAAWITTSPFDGQMSNGDVIIPAIISTVDGASTSFERESLQDHLQGKENLHTVKKDNTLAKPKDDILQRSVNHSVDPEKSGEGTLLVPWTENPAGAVMSISPQATYMSKIIPNAVLPPSVDVVELSRSRSRSSVRTISKSSLVSASPASTRPSSRASSKCSTTRSDYSRWSNSGSSETLVSDSSTISSSSTPRVASRGSQVENTARLVKLNNHGSHIASRNTHVNGDSTEEDDSRKTGSGGAFTRNLSVVKRSKMPPAPPSRSYSLHGKQTWKRSENSSTPDVSPYPTVISVYEMKVTTPELNPKRSISPSNGQKTTPAELNIYRNNLKKSSVTTPHSYTNGTSKLAELKNSLLSASLINSNNSSPAVMALRSLIDIPNHPKVLAPPAPPPETWAHNQRTFELLCGPGPVNYARWAKKRGLKTADEPDLTSSNGDTASMLQAVELKGKVESLAPAASVTPSPSPPPEHYPPMPNISQDKPPPPPPDFVPSSPTLAAKAIKDLTSWIPPPPLFPPPAPPVGTVSATPVTVPNDTDFPPPPPPFSPRSLLTMPQLPPDVPPPPPQVPPPPTPPSEPQKISSPLQESQSSTHNVLVTLSVTSQQINVPPPPLPTDVRSQQVIAPLPPPVPTDVRSQQVTVPLPPPVPTDERFQQVTVPLPPPVPIDVRSQQVTVPLPPPVPIDVRSQQVTVPLPPPVPIDVRSQQVTVPLPPPLPTDVRSQQVTVPLPPPLPTDVKMEDRLDTTETEKRTSSPSPAKEETSGPVVTQSLLQMVRLRSVKSNQGQAIDLAKSSQPKPKSGVSQEVPPKPVRRSLIMTSLPPDVEALSGTEPKTESPSVDVRTNTTAVSNTQKGSTEPKTIANNIVQKTQNTTLEPACSSASSSTSEPSNTSAPTEPTTKQSCSEAELKPQTLKEQIQVAAPVPATLPNTMGPKDQSINEPKTQLQAQELNKPLQNSEKQSITVEIPSKLEGEQPKPQTQTPTVSSTPPVVSLPANPSMRLQDAIRLKAAAMSTTDNQAKPFGLRSPLPVVGAVPNSPASMASFIFSKSPKKVVIETPSSLEVQADLRKTLVAELASVSDSAKSNDSHKTANKVPPPISKKPNTKVESVVQNSAEAESVAKTEDVQKETVQTAGQGVQTENSERTTN; encoded by the exons GCCCTAAAGAGGACGCTGTGGTTGCTGTTTCTCTTCAGAAGTTCCAAGAAAATGTGTTTGTGGAGGTTGATCGGCCTAAATATGTGTTAGACCTTCATACAGAGGCCCAGCAGGGCCTAAAACTGCAGCAGCAGGAGG ATGATAGGAATGGGATTGACTACCCTGATGACCAAAGTATGATA TCAACAGTAACAGCTCAGACTGAAGACAGCATGGCCTTTAGTGAACTGAGAGGCTTTGAGTCTGAGAGCACAGCTGCTGATTCTGTTTCGATGCGCTCCTCCATTTCCTCACGATCAACACGCTCAGGGCTCAAACGCCAAG CCTCAACGTTTAGACCTTTGAAGCCAGATAAGTCTGCAGAGAAGACCAAGACTCGTAGGAAACACATGAGAACTGTTGTAGGAATTCCTCGACACATCCAGAGAGAACTGG GGTTGGACAGGGCAGCATGGATCACCACCAGTCCTTTTGATGGCCAGATGTCCAATGGAGACGTGATCATCCCCGCCATAATTTCCACTGTGGATGGTGCGTCTACCAGCTTTGAACGAGAAAGCTTACAAGACCATCTACAGGGCAAAGAGAACCTGCACACAGTTAAGAAAGACAACACACTGGCAAAACCCAAAGATGACATCCTCCAAAGATCTGTGAATCATTCTGTAGATCCAGAAAAGTCCGGAGAAGGCACTCTTCTTGTTCCTTGGACAGAGAACCCAGCCGGTGCGGTCATGTCCATCTCACCGCAGGCCACATACATGTCTAAAATTATTCCAAATGCTGTACTTCCACCATCTGTGGATGTTGTGGAACTCAGTCGCAGCCGAAGTCGCAGCAGTGTCCGAACCATCAGCAAGAGCAGCCTGGTGTCAGCCAGCCCAGCATCCACCCGTCCATCCTCCAGAGCCTCTTCAAAATGTTCCACAACCCGCTCAGACTATTCTAGGTGGAGCAACTCGGGATCGTCAGAGACACTAGTATCCGATTCCTCCACCATCTCCAGCAGTAGCACTCCCCGTGTGGCCAGTAGAGGGAGTCAGGTTGAGAACACGGCTAGACTGGTCAAGCTGAACAACCATGGTTCCCATATTGCGTCTAGAAATACTCATGTGAATGGGGATTCTACAGAAGAGGACGACAGCAGAAAAACGGGATCTGGTGGTGCTTTCACACGTAACCTATCAGTGGTTAAACGGAGCAAGATGCCTCCAGCTCCTCCCAGCAGGTCATACTCCTTACACGGGAAACAGACCTGGAAAAGATCTGAAAATTCTTCCACTCCAGATGTATCACCATACCCCACTGTCATTTCTGTATATGAAATGAAGGTCACCACTCCTGAGTTAAACCCTAAGAGAAGCATATCTCCTTCCAATGGACAGAAAACTACGCCAGCTGAGCTAAATATATACAGAAATAACCTTAAAAAGTCTTCCGTCACCACACCCCATTCATACACAAATGGCACCAGTAAGCTTGCTGAACTGAAGAACAGCCTTCTGTCTGCAAGTTTAATTAATAGTAACAATTCTTCCCCAGCTGTAATGGCTCTCCGGTCTCTGATTGACATTCCTAACCATCCCAAAGTACTGGCTCCCCCAGCTCCTCCACCAGAGACCTGGGCTCACAACCAGCGTACTTTTGAACTGCTGTGTGGGCCTGGCCCTGTTAACTATGCACGCTGGGCTAAAAAGAGAGGTCTTAAAACTGCAGATGAACCAGACTTGACCTCATCAAATGGTGACACCGCATCAATGTTGCAGGCAGTGGAGCTAAAAGGCAAAGTTGAATCCTTAGCACCAGCCGCAAGTGTCACCCCATCTCCATCACCTCCCCCAGAGCATTACCCACCAATGCCAAATATCAGCCAAGACAAACCTCCTCCACCCCCTCCAGACTTTGTTCCTTCATCTCCTACACTAGCCGCCAAAGCTATAAAGGACTTGACTTCTTGGATCCCTCCACCTCCTCTGTTTCCTCCTCCAGCGCCTCCAGTTGGCACCGTTTCTGCAACTCCTGTCACTGTGCCAAATGATACAGACTTCCCTCCGCCACCCCCACCATTTTCGCCACGGTCTTTACTTACAATGCCTCAGTTACCACCAGATGTTCCACCACCCCCACCACAAGTTCCACCTCCACCCACACCACCTTCTGAACCACAGAAAATCTCATCCCCTCTGCAAGAATCCCAATCTTCGACACACAATGTGTTGGTAACATTATCTGTAACTTCTCAACAAATCAATGTTCCTCCACCTCCACTACCCACTGATGTAAGATCGCAACAAGTGATTGCTCCTCTTCCTCCACCAGTACCCACTGATGTAAGATCTCAACAAGTGACtgttcctcttcctcctccagTACCCACTGATGAAAGATTTCAACAAGTGACTGTTCCACTTCCTCCTCCAGTACCCATTGATGTAAGATCTCAACAAGTCACtgttcctcttcctcctccagTACCCATTGATGTAAGATCTCAACAAGTCACtgttcctcttcctcctccagTACCCATTGATGTAAGATCTCAACAAGTCACtgttcctcttcctcctccactGCCTACTGATGTAAGATCTCAACAAGTCACtgttcctcttcctcctccactGCCTACTGATGTAAAAATGGAGGACAGACTAGATACAACAGAAACAGAGAAACGGACAAGCAGTCCCTCTCCAGCCAAAGAGGAGACCTCCGGTCCAGTGGTCACCCAGTCTCTCTTACAGATGGTTCGTCTCAGGTCGGTAAAGTCCAATCAGGGTCAGGCTATAGATCTCGCTAAATCATCACAACCCAAACCAAAATCAGGTGTCAGTCAAGAGGTGCCTCCAAAACCAGTTAGACGATCTTTGATTATGACATCACTGCCCCCTGATGTGGAAGCTCTGTCTGGTACAGAGCCAAAAACCGAATCTCCATCTGTCGACGTGCGCACAAACACAACAGCTGTATCAAATACTCAGAAAGGGTCAACTGAACCAAAGACTATAGCAAATAACATTGTTCAAAAAACCCAAAACACAACACTTGAGCCAGCATGCTCATCAGCTTCAAGTTCAACCTCTGAACCAAGTAACACTTCAGCTCCTACTGAACCAACAACTAAACAGTCCTGCTCTGAAGCAGAACTCAAACCCCAAACACTCAAGGAACAAATCCAAGTTGCAGCACCTGTCCCTGCTACCCTGCCGAACACAATGGGACCAAAGGACCAATCAATCAATGAGCCAAAGACTCAACTTCAGGCCCAAGAACTCAACAAGCCCCTGCAAAATTCAGAGAAGCAATCAATCACTGTTGAAATACCCTCAAAGCTGGAGGGTGAGCAGCCTAAACCCCAAACACAAACACCCACCGTCTCTTCCACGCCTCCCGTAGTGTCTTTGCCAGCCAACCCCTCCATGCGTCTCCAGGACGCTATTCGTCTGAAGGCTGCTGCAATGTCTACAACAGACAACCAAGCAAAGCCATTTGGTCTGCGCTCTCCTCTCCCAGTCGTGGGTGCTGTTCCCAACTCCCCTGCATCTATGGCCAGCTTCATCTTCTCCAAGAGCCCAAAGAAGGTCGTAATAGAGACACCGTCATCCTTAGAGGTTCAGGCTGACCTGAGGAAGACTCTGGTGGCAGAGTTAGCATCTGTTTCCGATTCGGCCAAGTCTAATGACTCACACAAGACTGCTAACAAAGTTCCTCCACCTATTTCTAAGAAACCCAACACTAAGGTTGAGAGCGTTGTTCAGAACTCTGCAGAGGCAGAGTCTGTTGCCAAGACTGAGGATGTGCAAAAAGAAACTGTACAAACTGCCGGACAGGGAGTACAGACAGAAAACTCTGAGAGAACAACAAATTAA